A genome region from Desulfobulbaceae bacterium includes the following:
- a CDS encoding SIS domain-containing protein yields the protein MQNKIFEGLRGSVAAKTDFAQQNAQAIITVVQLVVEAFNNGNKLLIFGNGGSAADAQHMAAEFVNRFLIDRRPLPAIALTTDSSILTSVGNDFSFEDIFLKQLQALGKEGDVVLGISTSGNSANVIKAVEYAKFRGMATVVLTGGNGGTLLGLADVGLNVGTSFTPHIQETHVWVEHMICQLVDELLFGGVNQ from the coding sequence ATGCAAAATAAAATATTTGAGGGGCTTAGGGGGTCTGTTGCGGCCAAAACTGATTTTGCACAGCAGAATGCCCAGGCAATTATCACTGTCGTGCAGCTTGTTGTCGAGGCCTTTAATAATGGCAATAAACTGCTGATTTTCGGCAATGGCGGAAGCGCTGCCGATGCTCAGCATATGGCGGCGGAGTTTGTCAACCGTTTCCTGATTGACCGACGGCCACTACCGGCAATTGCCTTGACTACCGATAGTTCAATCTTGACGAGCGTCGGCAATGATTTTAGTTTTGAGGATATATTCCTGAAGCAACTTCAGGCCCTTGGCAAAGAAGGTGATGTTGTTTTGGGTATATCGACAAGCGGAAACTCTGCAAACGTAATTAAGGCAGTTGAGTATGCGAAGTTTCGAGGTATGGCCACTGTGGTCTTAACTGGTGGAAACGGCGGCACCCTTCTTGGTCTTGCCGATGTGGGCTTAAATGTCGGGACTAGTTTCACCCCGCATATACAAGAAACTCATGTCTGGGTTGAACATATGATTTGCCAACTGGTTGATGAACTGCTCTTTGGAGGGGTGAATCAGTGA